The Tenrec ecaudatus isolate mTenEca1 chromosome 9, mTenEca1.hap1, whole genome shotgun sequence genome window below encodes:
- the LEP gene encoding leptin, producing the protein MRCATLFQLLWLVPLLTNIHSVPIQRVQDDTRTLIKTIVTRINDISHMQSVYSKPRVAGLDFLPGPHPVMSLSKMGETLAIYQQVLANLPSTSMIQITNDLENLRDLLHLLAASKSCPVPKANGLGNLKTLDGVLEASLYSTEVVALSRLQGFLQDMLRQLDLSPQC; encoded by the exons ATGCGGTGTGCCACCCTGTTCCAGCTCCTGTGGCTTGTGCCCCTCCTGACCAACATCCACTCGGTGCCCATCCAGAGGGTCCAAGATGACACCAGGACCCTCATCAAGACCATCGTCACCAGGATCAATGACATCTCCCATATG CAGTCCGTCTACTCCAAGCCCAGGGTCGCCGGTTTGGACTTCCTCCCCGGGCCCCACCCTGTCATGAGCCTGTCAAAGATGGGCGAGACCTTGGCGATCTACCAGCAGGTCCTCGCCAATCTGCCTTCCACCAGCATGATCCAAATAACCAACGACCTGGAGAACCTCCGTGACCTGCTACACCTGCTGGCGGCGTCCAAGAGCTGCCCTGTCCCCAAGGCTAATGGCCTGGGAAACTTGAAGACCCTCGATGGGGTCCTGGAGGCCTCGCTCTACTCCACCGAGGTGGTGGCCCTGAGCCGGCTGCAGGGCTTTTTACAGGATATGCTGCGGCAGCTTGACCTCAGCCCCCAGTGCTGA